The proteins below are encoded in one region of Pseudonocardia sp. DSM 110487:
- a CDS encoding IS1182 family transposase, whose protein sequence is MQGRADPQREILDVESVAGHLLPQGGVFAFLAAHRRELFPDEMFVDLFASGRGRPSIPADVIAAAIVLQTLHGLSDGEAAEALTFDLRWKAACGLAVTGKAFHPTSLTYWRRRLARSDRPNRIFDAVRQVVAETGTLTGKTRRALDSTVLDDAVATQDTITQLIAAVRRVAREVPGAAAVIAQQCRAHDYTRPGKPSIAWDDPAAREQLVDALVGDAHRLLGHLPEQELGAKAAEAVALLALVAGQDVEPVEDSDGTDGRWRIARRVAPDRVISTVDPEARHAHKTRSRRQDGYKAHLVVEPETGIVTDAALTPASGPENSDAAVGIDLLAGTDDPAEVLADSAYGSGEMLDAAQQGGHTPIIKPWPLRPAVEGGFTLDDFTVDEHAGTVTCPNGITRSMTRTRNVIFGAACRDCPLRARCTTSASGRTLRLHPHDALQRTHRQRAQDPEFQASYRQHRPMVERSIAWLVAGGNRRLRFRGTALNDLWLHHRLAALNLRRLLTLGLTRTDGAWAIA, encoded by the coding sequence GTGCAGGGACGGGCTGATCCGCAGCGTGAGATCTTGGATGTGGAGTCGGTCGCGGGGCATCTGCTGCCGCAGGGTGGGGTGTTCGCGTTCCTGGCCGCGCACCGCCGCGAGTTGTTCCCGGACGAGATGTTCGTCGACCTGTTCGCCTCCGGTCGGGGGCGGCCGTCGATCCCGGCGGATGTGATCGCGGCGGCGATCGTGTTGCAGACCCTGCACGGGCTCTCGGACGGGGAGGCCGCGGAGGCGCTGACGTTTGATCTGCGGTGGAAGGCCGCGTGTGGGCTGGCGGTGACGGGGAAGGCGTTCCACCCGACGTCGTTGACCTACTGGCGGCGCCGGCTCGCGCGCTCGGATCGGCCGAATCGGATCTTCGACGCGGTCCGGCAGGTGGTGGCCGAGACCGGGACGTTGACCGGGAAGACTCGGCGGGCGTTGGACTCCACCGTGCTGGATGACGCGGTGGCCACCCAGGACACCATCACCCAGTTGATCGCCGCGGTCCGTCGGGTCGCCCGGGAGGTGCCCGGCGCCGCCGCCGTGATCGCGCAGCAGTGCCGGGCCCACGACTACACGCGGCCGGGGAAGCCGTCGATCGCCTGGGACGACCCGGCTGCCCGTGAGCAGCTGGTCGACGCCCTGGTCGGCGATGCGCACCGACTGTTGGGGCATCTGCCCGAGCAGGAACTCGGTGCGAAGGCGGCGGAGGCGGTGGCGTTGTTGGCGCTGGTCGCCGGGCAAGACGTGGAGCCGGTCGAGGACTCGGACGGCACCGACGGGCGGTGGCGGATCGCCCGTCGGGTGGCCCCGGATCGGGTGATCTCCACCGTCGATCCCGAGGCGCGGCATGCGCATAAGACCCGCTCGCGGCGCCAGGACGGCTACAAGGCGCATCTGGTGGTCGAACCCGAGACGGGGATCGTCACCGACGCCGCGCTGACCCCAGCCTCGGGGCCCGAGAACAGCGACGCCGCGGTCGGGATCGATCTGCTCGCCGGCACCGACGACCCGGCCGAGGTGCTGGCCGATTCCGCCTACGGCAGCGGGGAGATGCTCGACGCCGCGCAGCAGGGCGGGCACACCCCGATCATCAAGCCGTGGCCGCTGCGCCCCGCGGTCGAGGGCGGGTTCACCCTCGACGACTTCACCGTCGACGAGCACGCCGGCACCGTGACCTGCCCCAACGGCATCACCCGCTCGATGACCCGCACCCGGAACGTGATCTTCGGGGCGGCCTGCCGGGACTGCCCGCTACGCGCCCGCTGCACCACCTCGGCATCGGGAAGAACACTTCGGCTCCATCCTCACGACGCGCTCCAACGCACGCATCGACAACGCGCCCAAGACCCCGAGTTCCAGGCGAGCTACCGCCAGCACCGGCCGATGGTCGAACGCTCGATCGCCTGGCTGGTCGCCGGCGGGAACCGGCGACTGCGGTTCCGCGGAACCGCGCTCAACGACCTGTGGCTGCACCACCGCCTCGCCGCGCTCAACCTGCGCCGCCTGCTCACCCTCGGCCTCACCCGCACCGACGGGGCCTGGGCGATCGCCTAA
- a CDS encoding Nramp family divalent metal transporter → MTTVRSAATGDPYALDPADVRTPPTTLRGRLRCLGPGLILSAAVVGSGELITTTALGSKAGFVLLWLVIVSTGVKVWVQMELARWAILTGKPALEGFAHVPPRIGRLSWINVLWILMDGAKILQRGGIIGGTAAAFSILFPIVGEPLSMPSMVVWTVLLVASVLFMLRTNGYGVVEKACFVAVVLFTLATVGLALGLPLTPFAYGGDDLASGLTFAIPAGTIGFAVAMFGITGVGADEMTTYTYWCLEKGYARWTGPDDGTEERARRAEGWLTVMRLDVLVSWVVCTLCTLSFYVIGAAVLHPQGLVPSGNAMITTLSRMYTDTLGSWAQYAFLIGAVAVLYSTFVASAAAVPRLWTHTLGLLGALDWADQASRERMIRILTFAMPPVWALGFLLIQSPVLMVQIGGIAGGVFLAAVVIAVWYLRTVEVDRRFRANPSLTAALVFSSVAVAALAVYSVLNVFGIEVGG, encoded by the coding sequence ATGACGACTGTCCGAAGCGCTGCGACGGGCGACCCGTACGCCCTGGACCCCGCGGACGTCCGCACCCCGCCCACGACCCTGCGGGGCAGGCTGCGCTGCCTCGGCCCCGGGCTGATCCTCTCCGCCGCCGTCGTCGGGTCCGGGGAGCTGATCACCACGACCGCGCTGGGCTCGAAGGCCGGGTTCGTCCTGCTGTGGCTCGTGATCGTCAGCACCGGGGTGAAGGTCTGGGTGCAGATGGAGTTGGCCCGCTGGGCGATCCTCACCGGCAAACCAGCCCTCGAGGGCTTCGCACACGTCCCGCCGCGGATCGGCCGCCTCAGCTGGATCAACGTCCTGTGGATCCTCATGGACGGCGCGAAAATCCTGCAGCGCGGCGGCATCATCGGCGGCACCGCGGCGGCGTTCAGCATCCTGTTCCCGATCGTCGGTGAACCGCTGTCGATGCCGTCGATGGTCGTGTGGACGGTGCTCCTCGTCGCCAGCGTCCTGTTCATGCTGCGCACCAACGGCTACGGCGTCGTCGAGAAGGCGTGCTTCGTCGCGGTGGTGCTGTTCACGCTCGCCACGGTGGGGCTCGCGCTCGGGCTGCCGCTCACCCCGTTCGCCTACGGCGGCGACGACCTGGCATCCGGGCTGACGTTCGCCATCCCCGCCGGCACGATCGGGTTCGCCGTCGCGATGTTCGGCATCACCGGCGTGGGCGCCGACGAGATGACGACCTACACGTACTGGTGCCTCGAGAAGGGCTACGCCCGCTGGACCGGCCCGGACGACGGCACCGAGGAGCGCGCGCGGCGCGCCGAGGGCTGGCTCACGGTGATGCGGCTCGACGTGCTGGTCTCGTGGGTCGTGTGCACGCTCTGCACGCTCTCGTTCTACGTGATCGGCGCGGCCGTCCTGCATCCGCAGGGCCTCGTACCCTCGGGCAACGCGATGATCACCACGCTGTCGCGGATGTACACGGATACGCTCGGGTCATGGGCGCAGTACGCGTTCCTGATCGGCGCCGTCGCCGTGCTCTACTCCACGTTCGTCGCCTCTGCCGCGGCCGTCCCGCGTCTCTGGACGCACACGCTCGGGCTGCTCGGCGCGCTCGACTGGGCCGACCAGGCCTCCCGCGAGCGGATGATTCGCATCCTGACCTTCGCGATGCCGCCGGTGTGGGCGCTCGGGTTCCTGCTGATCCAGTCGCCGGTCCTGATGGTGCAGATCGGCGGGATCGCGGGCGGGGTCTTCCTGGCCGCGGTGGTGATCGCCGTGTGGTACCTGCGCACGGTGGAGGTCGACCGCCGGTTCCGGGCCAACCCGTCCCTCACGGCGGCACTGGTATTCAGCAGCGTCGCCGTCGCCGCGCTCGCCGTGTACTCGGTCCTGAACGTCTTCGGAATCGAGGTCGGCGGATGA
- a CDS encoding HpcH/HpaI aldolase/citrate lyase family protein — translation MTATGFAQRLRDGQRTIGYWVVLDNPVGTERIARTGYDYVCIDAQHGLTEYRAILAATTAIDTYDVPTLVRVQANDQFWIGQALDAGARGVIVPMVDTVADAEAAVAACRYPPVGRRSYGPMRSQLRVGPTPAEADAEIACLVMIETPDGLRNVKEIAAVPGLDGLYVGPSDLRLALGGKTSTDPDLDAEFDVALTTVLAAAADAGIVAGIHCPDGATAARRLAQGFTYVSVACDLVHLEQAARDHLAAARG, via the coding sequence ATGACCGCCACCGGCTTCGCCCAACGGCTCCGCGACGGGCAGCGCACGATCGGCTACTGGGTCGTGCTGGATAACCCCGTCGGCACCGAGCGGATCGCCCGCACCGGCTACGACTACGTCTGCATCGACGCCCAGCACGGCCTCACCGAGTACCGCGCGATCCTCGCCGCTACCACCGCGATCGACACCTACGACGTCCCGACGCTGGTGCGCGTGCAGGCGAACGACCAGTTCTGGATCGGCCAGGCCCTCGACGCGGGCGCCCGCGGTGTGATCGTGCCGATGGTCGACACCGTCGCCGACGCCGAGGCCGCCGTCGCCGCGTGCCGCTACCCCCCGGTGGGCCGCCGCAGCTACGGCCCGATGCGCTCCCAGCTGCGGGTGGGCCCCACCCCGGCCGAGGCCGACGCCGAGATCGCCTGCCTCGTGATGATCGAGACGCCCGACGGCCTGCGCAACGTCAAGGAGATCGCCGCCGTCCCCGGCCTCGACGGCCTGTACGTGGGCCCGTCGGACCTGCGCCTCGCCCTCGGCGGGAAGACCTCGACCGACCCCGACCTCGACGCCGAGTTCGACGTGGCCCTCACCACCGTGCTCGCCGCAGCGGCGGACGCCGGCATCGTCGCGGGCATCCACTGCCCCGACGGCGCCACCGCCGCCCGCCGGCTGGCACAGGGTTTCACCTACGTGAGCGTCGCGTGCGACCTGGTGCACCTCGAACAGGCGGCCCGGGACCACCTGGCGGCAGCCCGCGGATGA
- a CDS encoding aldo/keto reductase — protein sequence MESTEVAGLAVSRLVLGTMNIGDTVEADTAARMLDAAAEAGITMLDTANGYAGSRCEEILGTLRPERFGVATKVGIPHPDAGGAPPLSAKAIQACIQGSLSRLGMHRVDIYYLHQPDRATPFEETLSAIAELVAAGTIGSLGVSNFAAWQIAELRRVAAETGAPTPVFSQPLYNLLARRVEEEYVEFSAHAGLFDIVYNPLGGGLLTGRHRFDDVPTDGRFGSSKLATMYRDRYWNAELFDAVERLAAIADQAGLPLPELALRWLLTRETVGAVLVGASSVEQLQRNIAAAERGALDADVVARCDEVWADLRGPVPAYNR from the coding sequence ATGGAGAGCACGGAGGTCGCAGGCCTCGCGGTGTCCCGGCTGGTACTGGGCACGATGAACATCGGCGACACGGTCGAGGCCGACACCGCGGCCCGCATGCTCGACGCTGCCGCGGAAGCCGGTATCACCATGCTCGACACCGCCAACGGCTACGCGGGGTCGCGCTGCGAGGAGATCCTCGGGACGCTGCGCCCCGAGCGGTTCGGCGTCGCGACCAAGGTCGGCATCCCGCACCCGGACGCGGGCGGTGCGCCGCCGCTCTCCGCCAAGGCGATCCAGGCCTGCATCCAGGGCAGCCTCTCCCGGCTCGGCATGCACCGCGTCGACATCTACTACCTGCACCAGCCCGACCGGGCCACCCCGTTCGAGGAGACCCTCTCCGCGATCGCCGAGTTGGTGGCGGCGGGAACCATCGGCTCGCTCGGCGTCTCCAACTTCGCCGCGTGGCAGATCGCCGAGCTGCGCCGCGTCGCCGCGGAGACCGGCGCGCCGACGCCGGTGTTCTCCCAGCCGCTCTACAACCTGCTCGCGCGCCGCGTCGAGGAGGAGTACGTCGAGTTCAGCGCCCACGCCGGGCTCTTCGACATCGTCTACAACCCCCTCGGCGGCGGCCTGCTGACCGGCCGCCACCGCTTCGACGACGTCCCCACCGACGGCCGGTTCGGCAGCTCGAAGCTCGCCACCATGTACCGGGACCGCTACTGGAACGCCGAGCTCTTCGACGCCGTCGAGCGGCTCGCCGCCATCGCCGACCAGGCCGGGCTCCCCCTGCCCGAGCTCGCGCTGCGCTGGCTGCTCACGCGGGAGACCGTCGGCGCCGTCCTGGTCGGGGCGTCGAGCGTCGAGCAGCTGCAGCGCAACATCGCCGCCGCCGAACGCGGCGCCCTCGACGCGGACGTCGTCGCGCGCTGCGACGAGGTGTGGGCCGACCTGCGCGGCCCCGTCCCCGCCTACAACCGCTGA
- a CDS encoding DUF664 domain-containing protein, translating into MARPEVQLFNIPIHVLTETNRHAGHADILREQLDGAIRTDAERPNLHERDADFRANHRAKIERAAKKANPGADIGSHYQSGD; encoded by the coding sequence GTGGCCCGCCCCGAGGTGCAGCTGTTCAACATTCCGATTCACGTGCTCACCGAGACCAACCGGCACGCCGGCCACGCCGACATCCTGCGCGAACAACTTGACGGCGCAATACGAACGGATGCCGAGAGGCCGAACCTTCATGAGCGAGACGCAGACTTCCGGGCCAACCATCGCGCGAAGATCGAGCGCGCAGCCAAGAAGGCCAACCCGGGGGCCGATATTGGCTCGCATTACCAGTCAGGCGACTGA
- a CDS encoding carboxylesterase/lipase family protein: MVEQTVVRTRRGAVRGVQAGGVAAFRGIPFAAPPVGALRFQAPRPAEAWDGVREADVFGPPPPQAPLAPPPPMPVPTGPIRHDPTDWLTLNVWTPDPGAAGLPVLVWIHGGAYRMGSSADPGYDGSVLAGTGAVVVTANHRVGIEGYAQLDGAPANRGLLDVVAILRWVREEIAAFGGDPGQVTVFGESAGAGAIAALLVMPAADGLVDRAIAQSVPGTFFAPALARDVSAEIVAPLGLAPTAAALADVPPERLIGALGDLDRRMPTIDRWGLVAHTPTPFSPVVDGEVLPTSPWAGLAAGAGRDVPLIVGHNRDEWRLFLVPGEAISEEMAARAMRAFGPGPGAEERIRAAFPDAGAEELLVVSCSDRMFRMPSVHLAEAHTAGGGRSHLYELTWPTPALDGAFGACHFLDVPLVFGVFDSGLPLQLLGAPPPPEAGEVSAEMQGAWTAFARDGDPGWAPYDGRQLTRVFDVGDRGGVRPYPEEASWKLWADAPPEVLDLR, from the coding sequence ATGGTCGAGCAGACGGTCGTGCGAACGCGACGCGGCGCGGTGCGCGGGGTGCAGGCGGGCGGCGTCGCGGCGTTCCGCGGCATCCCGTTCGCGGCACCTCCGGTCGGCGCGCTGCGGTTCCAGGCGCCGCGGCCGGCCGAGGCGTGGGACGGGGTGCGCGAGGCCGACGTGTTCGGGCCGCCACCTCCGCAGGCCCCGCTGGCCCCGCCGCCGCCGATGCCCGTGCCGACCGGCCCGATCCGGCACGACCCCACCGACTGGCTCACCCTCAACGTCTGGACGCCCGACCCGGGCGCGGCGGGGCTTCCGGTGCTGGTCTGGATCCATGGCGGCGCCTACCGCATGGGCTCGTCCGCCGACCCGGGTTACGACGGCTCGGTGCTGGCCGGCACCGGTGCCGTCGTCGTGACGGCGAACCACCGCGTCGGCATCGAGGGGTACGCCCAGCTCGACGGCGCGCCCGCCAACCGCGGTCTGCTCGACGTCGTCGCGATACTGCGCTGGGTCCGGGAGGAGATCGCGGCGTTCGGCGGGGACCCCGGTCAGGTGACCGTGTTCGGTGAGTCCGCGGGGGCGGGGGCGATCGCCGCGCTACTGGTCATGCCGGCGGCCGATGGCCTCGTCGATCGGGCGATCGCGCAGAGCGTGCCCGGCACGTTCTTCGCCCCGGCGCTGGCCCGTGACGTCAGCGCCGAGATCGTCGCGCCGCTGGGGCTCGCACCGACCGCGGCCGCGCTCGCCGATGTCCCGCCCGAGCGGCTGATCGGCGCGCTGGGCGATCTGGACCGGCGGATGCCGACGATCGACCGCTGGGGCCTCGTCGCCCACACACCCACCCCGTTCTCGCCGGTCGTGGACGGTGAGGTGCTGCCCACGAGCCCGTGGGCCGGGCTTGCGGCCGGCGCCGGGCGGGACGTGCCGCTGATCGTCGGGCACAACCGCGACGAGTGGCGGCTGTTCCTCGTCCCCGGCGAGGCGATCAGCGAGGAGATGGCGGCGAGGGCGATGCGGGCGTTCGGGCCCGGCCCGGGCGCCGAGGAGCGGATCCGGGCGGCGTTCCCGGACGCGGGTGCCGAGGAGCTGCTCGTGGTCTCCTGCTCGGACCGGATGTTCCGCATGCCGAGCGTGCACCTCGCCGAGGCCCACACCGCGGGCGGTGGGCGGAGTCACCTCTACGAGCTGACCTGGCCCACCCCCGCCCTCGACGGCGCGTTCGGTGCCTGCCACTTCCTCGACGTGCCGCTCGTCTTCGGGGTGTTCGACAGCGGTCTGCCGCTCCAGTTGCTGGGTGCCCCGCCCCCACCGGAGGCCGGCGAGGTGTCGGCCGAGATGCAGGGCGCGTGGACCGCGTTCGCCCGTGACGGCGACCCCGGGTGGGCGCCCTACGACGGGCGGCAGCTCACCCGCGTGTTCGACGTGGGCGATCGCGGTGGCGTGCGGCCCTACCCCGAGGAGGCCTCGTGGAAGCTGTGGGCCGACGCGCCACCCGAGGTGCTCGACCTGCGTTGA
- a CDS encoding cupin domain-containing protein, protein MMTGDEIVLGPLPKGITLAKEGMRKKVWNILGHTYWMKAASDSSFAFETYDPPGTGVPPHVHPLQDEHIYILEGVFTLYLDGEWTTAGPGDTVLMPRNLPHAYYNRSEAPTRGLFWVSPAGKLAALFDHLHNLTDPEEVVRLSAEHDVDFLPPGSVEGA, encoded by the coding sequence ATGATGACCGGCGACGAGATCGTGCTCGGCCCGCTGCCCAAGGGCATCACCCTCGCCAAGGAGGGGATGCGCAAGAAGGTGTGGAACATTCTCGGCCACACGTACTGGATGAAGGCGGCGAGCGACTCCAGCTTCGCCTTCGAGACCTACGACCCGCCGGGCACCGGCGTGCCGCCGCACGTCCACCCGCTCCAGGACGAGCACATCTACATCCTGGAAGGCGTGTTCACGCTCTACCTGGACGGCGAGTGGACGACGGCGGGGCCGGGCGACACCGTGCTCATGCCGCGCAACCTCCCGCACGCCTACTACAACCGCAGCGAGGCGCCCACCCGCGGCCTGTTCTGGGTGAGCCCGGCCGGAAAGCTCGCGGCGCTGTTCGACCACCTGCACAACCTCACCGACCCCGAGGAGGTCGTGCGCCTCTCCGCCGAGCACGACGTCGACTTCCTTCCGCCCGGTTCCGTGGAGGGCGCCTGA
- a CDS encoding phosphoglycerate dehydrogenase — translation MTGTVLVSTPSFGARSNAPWATLEEEGLVVRTDTERHPLSAADLAEVVGDADALIVGLDRVDARVLAAAPSLRAVAKHGVGVDNIDVAAAAARGVTVLNAPGSNTGAVADLAFALLLATVRHIVPAHTATAAGRWERLYGPELAGRTLAVIGFGRIGQAVARRAAGFDMTVVAHDPFVPDERIAQLGGHPLPLDECLRRADAVTLHVPGTGGAPLLDAERIALLKPGAYLVNTARGDLIDERALADALTSGRLAGAGLDAFATEPPSGSPLLTAPNVVLTPHMGAFSDDANAAMGTTVVRDIARVLRGERPHNPVRA, via the coding sequence ATGACGGGCACCGTGCTGGTCAGCACGCCCAGCTTCGGCGCCCGGTCGAACGCGCCGTGGGCAACGCTCGAGGAGGAAGGCCTGGTGGTGCGCACCGACACCGAGCGCCATCCACTCTCCGCTGCCGACCTCGCCGAGGTCGTCGGTGACGCCGACGCGCTCATCGTCGGGCTCGATCGGGTCGATGCGAGGGTCCTCGCAGCGGCGCCGTCGCTGCGAGCGGTCGCGAAGCACGGGGTCGGTGTCGACAACATCGACGTGGCCGCCGCCGCGGCACGCGGCGTCACCGTTCTCAACGCCCCCGGCAGCAACACCGGCGCGGTCGCCGACCTCGCGTTCGCGCTCCTGCTCGCAACGGTCCGCCACATCGTCCCCGCGCACACCGCCACGGCAGCCGGGCGCTGGGAGCGCCTCTACGGCCCCGAGCTCGCCGGCCGGACCCTTGCGGTGATCGGGTTCGGCCGGATCGGCCAGGCCGTTGCGCGGCGGGCCGCGGGCTTCGACATGACCGTCGTGGCGCACGACCCGTTCGTGCCCGACGAGCGGATCGCCCAGCTCGGCGGGCACCCCCTCCCCCTCGACGAATGCCTGCGCCGGGCCGACGCCGTCACCCTGCACGTGCCCGGCACCGGCGGCGCTCCCCTGCTCGATGCCGAGCGGATCGCGCTGCTGAAGCCGGGCGCCTACCTGGTGAACACCGCGCGCGGCGACCTCATCGACGAGCGTGCCCTGGCCGACGCGCTCACGTCGGGCCGGCTCGCGGGCGCGGGGCTCGACGCGTTCGCCACCGAACCGCCGAGCGGGAGCCCACTGCTCACCGCACCGAACGTCGTGCTCACGCCGCACATGGGCGCGTTCAGCGACGATGCCAACGCGGCGATGGGCACCACCGTCGTCCGCGACATCGCCCGGGTGCTGCGTGGCGAGCGCCCGCACAATCCCGTCAGGGCATGA
- a CDS encoding DUF2235 domain-containing protein: MRHLIICCDGTWQAAASDSNVARLHRALAATTRTGVEQKCRYIQGVGTSVASWLPGGLAGAGLSSNIMAAYEWLVQVYRPGDLVALFGFSRGAYTARSLAGMIGRCGLLEATGPTEVKTRVARVYRRYRERVNDPDDVTWHTGLSFVYEPDGPDPIPVHFIGVWDTVGALGIPDHLDLFDGLDRDYHEFHDVALDPQIRHARHAVALDELRGTFAPTLWSDPAPGQDVEQVWFPGGHLDVGGGWYPKGLSDGALLWMMDEAESTVGIEFDSRMRERFRAEPLAVSPHLLRYAETLTSPLTEFGFQPWPRATPPVRADEPDPNVHASAYARQAATSLPGGPYRPTRTLAPGGSATVDVPATGGWAATGLWLEPGTYTFTAAGSWSSAGTSVGPAGGTRPRTPVNLIGSAIGRVEGLIRSVVKNDSPSVIGGRREHDLPWMSLVGYVANEMRDKSGRIRPGCGHERIPIGAGTTQRIDRPGYLYAFANEAWGYYWNNRGSVELTVTAAG; the protein is encoded by the coding sequence GTGCGGCATCTGATCATCTGCTGCGACGGCACCTGGCAGGCTGCCGCGAGCGACAGCAACGTCGCCCGGCTGCACAGGGCACTCGCCGCGACGACCCGGACCGGCGTCGAGCAGAAGTGCCGGTACATCCAAGGGGTGGGCACGAGCGTCGCGTCTTGGCTGCCCGGTGGCCTGGCCGGAGCAGGCCTCTCGTCGAACATCATGGCCGCGTACGAGTGGCTGGTTCAGGTGTACCGACCGGGAGACCTCGTCGCGTTGTTCGGGTTCAGCCGGGGGGCCTACACGGCGCGCAGTCTCGCGGGGATGATCGGCCGTTGCGGACTGCTCGAAGCCACCGGGCCGACCGAGGTCAAGACCCGCGTGGCCCGCGTCTACCGCCGCTACCGCGAGCGGGTGAACGACCCGGACGACGTCACGTGGCACACCGGCCTGTCCTTCGTCTACGAGCCCGACGGCCCGGACCCGATCCCCGTCCACTTCATCGGGGTCTGGGACACGGTCGGTGCGCTCGGCATACCGGATCACCTCGACCTGTTCGACGGACTCGACCGCGACTACCACGAGTTCCACGACGTGGCGCTGGATCCGCAGATCCGGCACGCCCGGCACGCGGTCGCGCTGGACGAGTTGCGCGGCACGTTCGCGCCGACGCTCTGGTCCGACCCGGCTCCCGGCCAGGACGTCGAGCAGGTGTGGTTTCCCGGCGGTCACCTCGACGTCGGCGGCGGCTGGTACCCGAAGGGCCTCAGCGACGGGGCGCTGCTCTGGATGATGGACGAGGCCGAGTCGACTGTCGGAATCGAGTTCGACAGCCGGATGCGTGAGCGGTTCCGGGCAGAACCGCTCGCCGTATCGCCGCACCTGTTGCGCTACGCGGAGACGCTCACCTCGCCGCTCACCGAGTTCGGGTTCCAACCGTGGCCCCGAGCCACTCCACCGGTCCGCGCCGACGAGCCCGACCCGAACGTCCACGCATCCGCATACGCGCGACAGGCCGCCACGTCGTTGCCCGGCGGGCCGTACCGTCCGACGCGGACACTCGCCCCAGGTGGTTCGGCGACGGTCGACGTGCCGGCCACCGGCGGCTGGGCGGCGACGGGTCTGTGGCTCGAGCCCGGCACCTACACGTTCACGGCCGCGGGGAGCTGGAGCAGTGCGGGGACGTCGGTGGGCCCTGCCGGCGGCACCCGGCCGCGCACCCCCGTCAACCTGATCGGCTCGGCGATCGGCCGGGTGGAAGGGCTGATCCGGTCGGTGGTGAAGAACGACTCGCCGAGCGTCATCGGTGGCCGCAGGGAGCACGACCTGCCGTGGATGTCGCTGGTCGGGTACGTGGCCAACGAGATGCGCGACAAGTCGGGGCGGATCCGGCCCGGGTGCGGGCACGAGCGCATCCCGATCGGCGCCGGGACGACCCAGCGGATCGACCGGCCCGGCTACCTGTACGCCTTCGCGAACGAGGCGTGGGGGTACTACTGGAACAACCGAGGCAGCGTAGAGCTCACGGTGACCGCCGCCGGCTGA